Proteins encoded in a region of the Salinicoccus sp. RF5 genome:
- a CDS encoding menaquinol-cytochrome c reductase cytochrome b/c subunit — translation MKRGKGLTFVGDSRIQKYDKPKLNRDYSEFPGRTEEFYPDFLLKEWVTGAVFLIGFLCLTVAHPAPLERVADPTDTGYIPLPDWYFLFLYQILKYTYASGPFNIIGAMVIPGLGVGALLLAPWLDNNKERRWTKRPVAAAMMLISFGIIFYTTWESVAYHDWETQNQQGQIVFSNLDTEDPVFQDLIRSNCTSCHGGELTGGSGPNLIEPDLNAETVNAFVTNGAGDMPAFEDQLTEEEIQQISEFVANLELTSRDEAENSSN, via the coding sequence ATGAAACGTGGAAAAGGGTTGACATTCGTCGGCGATTCACGAATACAGAAGTATGACAAACCAAAACTTAACCGCGACTATTCGGAATTCCCGGGTCGTACTGAAGAGTTCTATCCAGACTTTCTTCTGAAGGAATGGGTGACTGGTGCAGTATTCCTCATCGGTTTCCTTTGTTTGACAGTAGCGCATCCAGCGCCACTCGAAAGGGTGGCAGATCCTACAGATACAGGATATATACCTCTCCCAGACTGGTATTTCCTATTCCTTTATCAAATTCTTAAATACACATATGCATCAGGACCATTCAACATCATCGGTGCCATGGTCATCCCAGGTCTCGGTGTCGGTGCGCTTCTCCTTGCCCCTTGGCTCGACAACAACAAGGAGCGCCGCTGGACGAAGCGTCCGGTAGCAGCTGCCATGATGCTCATCTCATTCGGCATCATCTTCTATACTACATGGGAGTCGGTTGCCTACCATGACTGGGAAACACAGAATCAGCAGGGTCAGATCGTGTTCTCCAATCTGGACACTGAAGATCCTGTCTTCCAGGATCTGATACGTTCGAACTGTACAAGCTGCCACGGCGGTGAGTTGACTGGCGGATCGGGACCAAACCTGATCGAACCTGACCTCAACGCTGAAACGGTTAACGCATTCGTAACGAATGGTGCAGGGGATATGCCTGCATTCGAAGATCAACTTACAGAAGAAGAAATCCAGCAGATTTCCGAGTTTGTTGCGAATCTCGAGCTGACATCGCGAGACGAGGCAGAGAATTCTTCGAACTGA
- the qcrB gene encoding menaquinol-cytochrome c reductase cytochrome b subunit, whose amino-acid sequence MLNRIYDWIDDRIDITPIWRDVADHEVPEHVNPAYHFSAFVYCFGGLTFFITVIQILSGMFLTMYYVPDIVNAWNSVYYLQHDVAAGLIVRGMHHWGASLVVVMMFLHTLRVFFTGSYKAPRELNWVVGVLLFLVMLALAFTGYLLPWDMKALFATKVGLDIAESVPFVGEWIKTLLAGDETIIGAQTLTRFFAIHVFFLPAALFVLMAIHFIMIRRQGISGPL is encoded by the coding sequence GTGCTTAACAGAATCTATGATTGGATAGACGATCGCATTGATATCACTCCTATATGGAGGGATGTTGCCGACCATGAAGTACCAGAACATGTTAACCCCGCGTACCACTTCTCGGCGTTCGTCTATTGCTTCGGTGGGTTAACGTTTTTTATTACAGTTATACAGATCTTATCAGGAATGTTCCTGACAATGTATTACGTTCCTGACATCGTCAATGCATGGAATTCAGTCTATTACCTGCAGCATGACGTTGCGGCCGGACTGATCGTCAGAGGCATGCACCACTGGGGCGCCAGCCTGGTAGTAGTAATGATGTTCCTACATACTCTAAGGGTATTCTTTACAGGTTCATACAAAGCGCCACGCGAACTCAACTGGGTCGTCGGCGTATTGCTATTCCTGGTAATGCTTGCACTTGCATTTACAGGCTACCTGCTGCCTTGGGACATGAAGGCATTGTTTGCCACAAAAGTAGGTTTGGATATCGCAGAGAGTGTACCGTTTGTCGGTGAATGGATCAAGACGCTGCTTGCTGGTGATGAAACCATCATCGGTGCACAGACGCTGACACGTTTCTTTGCCATCCATGTATTCTTCCTGCCTGCTGCTCTATTCGTATTGATGGCGATCCACTTCATCATGATACGTAGACAAGGTATCTCAGGACCACTATAG